Proteins from a genomic interval of Anolis sagrei isolate rAnoSag1 chromosome 1, rAnoSag1.mat, whole genome shotgun sequence:
- the PLA2G4F gene encoding cytosolic phospholipase A2 zeta — protein sequence MFRQALLNHRSARMLPLVAALLLQQKERKDTGLYHWRKEKHKYYNLTVKVLRARNIKGTDLLSKADCYVELRLPTASPITRRTKVIDNCSDPEWNETFHFKIHNAVKNTLVLALFDEDVLVSDELTSVIFDVTGLKAGRPLKETFKLKEDGEELDVEFFLEKSSDAPGEVVTNGALVAYPCLRLAGIIKKNENSKLREQGSNQFKLSLPGSYENQLCVPYKPDSDQSVGVPFVFHIGKQMPSELGVELERTVRVHQVGGSSDAEEHHIALGSGTVPLHSLPLGKEIDMTIPLEKGLNVDLHVKAEQMTKDLDVRLGFDLCKEEREFLEKRKKMASRTLKKTLKLREDPDKNEVPVVAVLGSGGGIRALTGLYGSMFGLQQLNLLDCITYLSGVSGSSWGMSMLYQDSEWSCKDLRDAIISARDKISSSKVAAFSSERLKYYFQELNAMENDGRKVSFTDLWGLIVEYFLQMKDHQSKLSDQQEAVKQAQNPFPIYAAVNVMPTISGDEFAEWIEFTPFEVGFRKYGAFVRTEDFDSEFFMGRLMKRHPEPRICYLQGIWGSAFAASLDDVFLKVVGSGLTFLESLGDVIKVIDDCRRFHFRDPMRLKTRMVIPGGPMLQFFQDFFKSRFTAGETFNFMQGLYLHKDYVSLKNFVAWKGTHLDAFPNRLTPMEDSLYLVDGGFSINSPFPLMLQPERDVDVILSFNYSWEAPFEILELTQKYCEERDIPFPQINVSKEDEKNPKECYLFMDVENPKVPIVLHFPLINDTFCKYKAPGIERESEEEKLLGNFEVEAKDSPYRTLNFTYESHEFDRLIDLSCYNVLNNKGAILDALRLGLSRRKRKSRTRALS from the exons ATGTTCCGCCAAGCGCTGCTCAACCACCGCTCGGCCCGGATGCTGCCCCTCGTGGCCGCCCTGCTGCTCCagcagaaggagaggaaagacaCCGGCCTCTATCACTGGCGG AAGGAGAAACATAAGTACTACAATCTCACAGTAAAAGTTCTCCGAGCCAGAAATATTAAAGGAACTGATTTGT TATCCAAGGCAGATTGCTATGTGGAACTGCGGCTTCCCACTGCATCACCAATTACTCGTCGAACTAAAGTTATTGACAACTGCAGTGATCCTGAATGGAATGAAACATTTCACTTTAAAATTCACAATGCTGTCAAG AATACTTTGGTGTTGGCACTTTTTGATGAAGATGTTCTTGTAAGCGATGAGCTTACATCTGTTATATTTGACGTGACAGGGCTTAAAGCGGGGCGTCCTCTGAAAGAGACGTTCAAGCTGAAAGAA GATGGAGAAGAACTGGATGTAGAGTTTTTTCTAGAGAAAAG TTCTGATGCTCCCGGTGAGGTTGTCACAAATGGAGCCCTTGTG GCTTATCCTTGTCTTCGTCTGGCAGGGATAATTAAGAAAAATGAAAACTCAAAGCTAAGAGAACAGG GAAGCAACCAGTTCAAGCTTTCACTGCCAGGATCCTATGAAAATCAATTGTGCGTCCCTTATAAACCAGATTCTGATCAGAGTGTAGGAGTTCCATTTGTTTTTCACATAGGCAAACAAATGCCTTCAGAGCTGGGTGTGGAATTGGAGAGAACTGTTAGAGTCCATCAG GTTGGAGGGAGTTCTGATGCTGAAGAGCATCACATTGCTCTTGGATCAGGGACTGTTCCATTACATTCACTTCCTCTGGGAAAGGAAATTGACATGACTATTCCACTAGAGAAG GGGCTAAATGTAGACCTGCATGTGAAGGCTGAACAAAT GACAAAAGATCTTGATGTACGTCTTGGTTTTGATTTGTGTAAAGAAGAGCGAGAATTcttggaaaaaaggaagaaaatggcaTCTCGGACTCTAAAGAAGACACTGAAATTGAGAGAGGATCCTGATAAAAATGAG GTTCCTGTTGTAGCAGTTCTAGGATCTGGTGGTGGGATAAGAGCACTGACCGGATTGTATGGTAGTATGTTTGGGCTTCAGCAGCTAAATCTTCTGGATTGTATCACATATCTCAGTGGGGTCTCAGGCTCTTCATG GGGCATGTCAATGTTGTACCAAGACTCTGAATGGTCATGTAAAGATCTCAGAGATGCCATCATCAGTGCCAGGGATAAAATATCCAGCAGCAAAGTTGCAGCTTTTTCCTCTGAACGGCTGAAATATTACTTCCAAGAACTTAATGCAATGGAGAATGATGGAAGAAAGGTATCTTTCACTGACCTGTGGGGACTTATTGTAGAGTACTTCCTGCAGATGAAG GACCATCAGTCAAAACTATCTGACCAACAGGAAGCTGTGAAACAGGCACAGAATCCTTTCCCCATCTATGCCGCTGTTAATGTGATGCCCACTATTAGTGGTGATGAATTTGCAG AATGGATTGAGTTCACTCCCTTTGAGGTTGGATTTCGCAAGTATGGTGCTTTTGTCAGGACAGAAGATTTTGACAGTGAGTTCTTTATGGGGCGACTGATGAAGAGGCATCCTGAGCCAAGGATCTGCTACCTTCAGG GGATATGGGGCAGTGCATTTGCTGCCAGTCTGGATGATGTCTTCTTGAAAGTGGTTGGATCAGGCCTGACATTTTTAGAATCTCTGGGTGATGTTATCAAAGTTATTG ATGACTGTCGCCGATTCCATTTCCGGGATCCCATGAGACTGAAAACTCGTATGGTTATACCAGGTGGTCCCATGTTACAGTTTTTCCAGGATTTCTTCAAGTCTCGTTTTACTGCTGGGGAAACTTTCAATTTCATGCAAGGCTTGTATCTCCACAAGGATTACGTCAGCCTTAAAAACTTTGTGGCCTGGAAAG GCACCCACTTAGATGCATTCCCTAATCGGTTGACTCCAATGGAAGACAGTCTGTACCTAGTGGATGGAGGCTTCTCTATCAATTCACCTTTTCCTTTGATGCTCCAACCAGAAAGAGATGTTGATGTCATCCTGTCATTCAATTACTCTTGGGAAGCACCATTTGAG ATCCTAGAGTTGACTCAGAAATACTGTGAAGAACGTGACATTCCCTTCCCACAAATCAATGTGAGCAAAGAAGATGAAAAAAATCCTAAGGAATGCTATCTGTTTATGGATGTGGAGAATCCAAAAGTTCCCATTGTGCTTCACTTCCCCCTAATAAATGATACTTTCTGCAAATACAAAGCACCAG GTATAGAACGTGAATCAGAAGAAGAGAAACTGCTTGGTAATTTTGAAGTCGAGGCAAAAGACTCTCCTTACCGGACGCTGAACTTCACCTATGAATCCCATGAATTTGATAGACTGATAGACTTGAGTTGCTATAATGTATTAAATAACAAGGGTGCTATTTTGGATGCACTACGTTTAGGTTTAAGCAGACGAAAACGAAAAAGCAGGACACGAGCGCTTTCTTGA